One genomic window of Streptomonospora nanhaiensis includes the following:
- a CDS encoding ATP-binding protein, with protein sequence MALVQLTISALPAHVRTARLMATAVARRAGIAESALDEIRLAVGEACSRAVEAHRLHCPSQPIQLDLIDGGGPRGAAAAPAGPTRAPHNGHRGQRFEVVVFDRAPAKEPAADLGGSAAHGEVRLGDEPTPPGGVSGLSPDVGLAVILGLADEVSIEPNEDGTVVRMSWPLERTDPEADSELVG encoded by the coding sequence ATGGCACTCGTCCAGCTCACGATCAGCGCGCTGCCCGCCCACGTCCGGACCGCCCGACTGATGGCCACGGCCGTGGCCCGGCGGGCGGGCATCGCGGAATCCGCCCTCGACGAGATCCGCCTGGCGGTCGGCGAGGCGTGCTCCCGCGCGGTCGAGGCGCATCGCCTGCACTGCCCCAGCCAGCCCATCCAGCTCGACCTGATCGACGGCGGAGGGCCGCGCGGCGCGGCCGCGGCGCCGGCGGGCCCCACGCGCGCACCGCACAACGGCCACCGCGGCCAGCGGTTCGAGGTGGTGGTCTTCGACCGGGCCCCGGCCAAGGAGCCGGCCGCCGACCTCGGCGGCTCCGCCGCCCACGGCGAGGTCCGCCTGGGCGACGAACCCACCCCGCCCGGCGGGGTCTCGGGGCTGTCGCCCGATGTCGGGCTCGCCGTCATCCTCGGCCTGGCCGACGAGGTCAGCATCGAACCCAACGAGGACGGCACCGTCGTCCGGATGAGCTGGCCCCTGGAGCGCACCGACCCGGAGGCGGACTCCGAACTCGTCGGGTGA
- a CDS encoding MBL fold metallo-hydrolase, translating into MRIDGSGTLRANCVLCPNPGPMTLDGTNTWVLREPGSRGVVVVDPGPHDERHLERVARTVQEQGAQVAVALLSHHHGDHSDGARYFTELTGAPVRAVDPALRIEGEGLTDGEVIEVDGLELRVLATPGHTADSLSFHLPADDVVLTGDTVLGTGTTVIADEDGLSAYMESLYRLRDLVVTADVRALLPGHGPICTEPLAKLTEYIDHRESRLAQVTDAVRAGADTPARIVARVYAGIDDAVRPAAEASVRAQLRYLAKRGDIPAGLGQD; encoded by the coding sequence ATGAGGATCGACGGCTCTGGAACCCTGCGCGCCAACTGCGTCCTGTGCCCCAACCCCGGGCCCATGACCCTCGACGGCACCAACACCTGGGTGCTGCGCGAGCCGGGGTCGCGCGGCGTGGTCGTGGTCGACCCCGGACCGCACGACGAGCGCCACCTCGAACGGGTCGCCCGCACGGTGCAGGAGCAGGGCGCGCAGGTGGCGGTGGCGCTGCTGAGCCACCACCACGGCGACCACAGCGACGGCGCGCGCTACTTCACCGAACTGACCGGGGCGCCGGTGCGCGCGGTCGACCCCGCGCTGCGGATCGAGGGCGAGGGGCTGACCGACGGTGAGGTGATCGAGGTCGACGGCCTGGAGCTGCGGGTCCTGGCCACCCCCGGGCACACCGCCGACTCCCTCAGCTTCCATCTGCCGGCCGACGACGTCGTGCTGACGGGCGACACCGTGCTCGGCACGGGCACCACCGTCATCGCCGACGAGGACGGCCTGTCGGCGTACATGGAGTCGCTGTACCGGCTGCGCGACCTCGTGGTGACCGCCGACGTGCGGGCGCTGCTGCCGGGCCACGGCCCAATCTGCACCGAGCCGCTGGCCAAGCTGACCGAGTACATCGACCACCGGGAGTCGCGGCTGGCGCAGGTGACCGACGCGGTGCGCGCGGGCGCCGACACCCCCGCGCGGATCGTGGCGCGGGTCTACGCCGGGATCGACGACGCGGTGCGCCCGGCCGCGGAGGCCTCGGTGCGGGCGCAGTTGCGCTACCTGGCCAAGCGCGGCGACATCCCCGCCGGACTCGGCCAGGACTGA
- a CDS encoding MarP family serine protease — protein sequence MLDAVLVVLVVLFAVSGYRQGFIVGVMSFAGFLGGGIAAALGAPPLIQRLVTDPSRQALLAVAVVFLCAAMGQFCASYLGAVMRNRVTGDSARVLDAMGGALVSGASVLLVAWLVGSAVANSAIPVINTQVQDSRVLHAVDRAMPEVAQTWFSTFRRIVDQSAFPQVFSGLGSGEPAEVRPPDPSVLNTAGLREASQSVVKVLGTAPSCQRRVEGTGFVYEDGRVMTNAHVVAGVTQDLRVVTRSGQQVPAEVVLYDPQQDIAVLEVEGLDLDPLEFETEADKGDSAVVAGFPRNNGFTAVPARIRAEQTAQGPDFYHSQQVSREIYQIRAEVRPGNSGGPLISPRGTVYGVVFAAATNEDETGYVLTAHEVAENARRGAEATEPVSTQECD from the coding sequence CTGCTGGACGCGGTCCTCGTCGTCCTGGTCGTGCTGTTCGCCGTCTCGGGATACCGGCAGGGCTTCATCGTCGGCGTCATGAGCTTCGCCGGGTTCCTCGGCGGCGGGATCGCCGCCGCGCTCGGCGCGCCGCCCCTCATCCAGCGCCTGGTCACCGACCCCAGCCGCCAGGCCCTGCTCGCGGTCGCCGTGGTGTTCCTGTGCGCGGCGATGGGCCAGTTCTGCGCCTCCTACCTCGGCGCGGTCATGCGCAACCGCGTCACCGGCGACTCCGCGCGGGTGCTCGACGCAATGGGCGGCGCGCTCGTCAGCGGCGCCTCGGTACTGCTGGTGGCCTGGCTGGTGGGCAGCGCGGTGGCCAACTCCGCCATCCCCGTGATCAACACCCAGGTGCAGGACTCCCGCGTGCTGCACGCGGTGGACCGCGCCATGCCCGAGGTCGCCCAGACCTGGTTCTCCACCTTCCGCCGCATCGTCGACCAGAGCGCGTTCCCGCAGGTCTTCAGCGGTCTGGGCTCGGGCGAGCCGGCCGAGGTGCGCCCGCCCGACCCCTCCGTCCTCAACACCGCCGGGCTGCGCGAGGCCAGCCAGAGCGTGGTCAAGGTGCTGGGCACCGCGCCGTCCTGCCAGCGGCGGGTCGAGGGCACCGGGTTCGTCTACGAGGACGGCCGGGTCATGACCAACGCCCACGTGGTCGCCGGGGTCACCCAGGACCTGCGGGTGGTGACCCGCTCGGGCCAGCAGGTGCCCGCCGAGGTGGTGCTCTACGACCCCCAGCAGGACATCGCCGTGCTGGAGGTGGAGGGGCTCGACCTCGACCCGCTGGAGTTCGAGACCGAGGCCGACAAGGGCGACAGCGCGGTCGTGGCGGGCTTCCCCCGCAACAACGGGTTCACGGCGGTGCCGGCGCGCATCCGTGCCGAGCAGACCGCGCAGGGGCCCGACTTCTACCACTCCCAGCAGGTCAGCCGCGAGATCTACCAGATCCGCGCCGAGGTCCGCCCGGGCAACTCCGGCGGACCGCTGATCTCGCCGCGGGGCACGGTCTACGGCGTGGTGTTCGCCGCCGCCACCAACGAGGACGAGACCGGCTACGTGCTCACCGCGCACGAGGTCGCCGAGAACGCGCGCCGGGGCGCCGAGGCCACCGAGCCGGTGTCCACCCAGGAGTGCGACTAG
- the nth gene encoding endonuclease III, translating into MVRRARRINRELARLYPDAHCELDFTNPLELLVATILSAQCTDKRVNMVTPKLFARYTSAADYAGADREELEGLIRSTGFYRSKANSIIGLGRRLCDEHGGEVPGDLDALVRLPGVGRKTANVVLGNAFGVPGITVDTHFGRLVRRFRWTAHTDPVKVEHEIGDLFPPKDWTLLSHRLIWHGRRICHSRRPACGACALARWCPSFGEGPTDEETAAALVRNGPFS; encoded by the coding sequence CTGGTGAGACGTGCCCGACGGATAAACCGGGAATTGGCCCGGTTGTATCCCGACGCGCACTGTGAGCTTGATTTCACCAATCCGCTGGAGCTGCTGGTCGCGACCATCCTGTCGGCCCAGTGCACCGACAAGCGGGTCAACATGGTCACGCCCAAGCTCTTCGCGCGCTACACCAGCGCGGCCGACTACGCCGGCGCCGACCGCGAGGAGCTGGAGGGGCTGATCCGCTCCACGGGGTTCTACCGGTCCAAGGCCAACAGCATCATCGGGCTGGGCCGCCGGCTGTGCGACGAGCACGGCGGCGAGGTCCCCGGCGACCTCGACGCGCTGGTGCGGCTGCCCGGGGTGGGCCGCAAGACCGCCAACGTGGTGCTGGGCAACGCCTTCGGTGTGCCCGGTATCACCGTCGACACCCACTTCGGGCGGCTGGTGCGGCGCTTCCGCTGGACCGCCCACACCGACCCCGTGAAGGTCGAGCACGAGATCGGCGACCTGTTCCCGCCCAAGGACTGGACCCTGCTGTCGCACCGCCTGATCTGGCACGGCCGCCGGATCTGCCACTCGCGCCGGCCCGCGTGCGGGGCCTGCGCGCTGGCCCGCTGGTGCCCGTCGTTCGGCGAGGGGCCCACCGACGAGGAGACCGCCGCCGCGCTCGTCCGGAATGGGCCGTTCTCCTAG
- a CDS encoding NUDIX hydrolase → MTNTDSGGGVPVRPAATVMLLRERPGLEVYLLRRVRSMPFAPGVYVFPGGGVDDRDTDRGVRWAGPSPAAWAEVLGTAEPLARALVCAAVRETFEESGVLLAGPAESGPVADTRGPDWEADRAALVDRSLAFSAFLDRRGLVLRTDLLRAWSRWITPEGEPRRYDTRFFAAALPDGQSTRDVGGEADRVAWLDPAEAVAAWRRGDLAMLPPTAYSCASLAECGSLAAVMAAPRDLSPVRPELREVDGRVRVVVPGAAPDTP, encoded by the coding sequence ATGACCAACACGGACTCCGGCGGCGGTGTGCCGGTCCGCCCGGCCGCCACCGTAATGCTGCTGCGCGAGCGCCCCGGCCTGGAGGTGTACCTGCTGCGGCGGGTGCGCTCCATGCCGTTCGCCCCGGGGGTCTACGTGTTCCCCGGCGGCGGGGTCGACGACCGCGACACCGACCGCGGCGTCCGCTGGGCCGGCCCCTCGCCCGCGGCGTGGGCCGAGGTCCTGGGCACCGCCGAGCCCCTCGCCCGGGCGCTGGTCTGCGCGGCGGTCCGCGAGACCTTCGAGGAGTCCGGCGTGCTGCTGGCCGGGCCCGCGGAGTCCGGCCCGGTCGCCGACACCCGCGGCCCCGACTGGGAGGCCGACCGCGCCGCGCTGGTCGACCGCTCCCTGGCGTTCAGCGCGTTCCTGGACCGCCGGGGCCTGGTGCTGCGCACCGACCTGCTGCGGGCGTGGTCGCGCTGGATCACCCCCGAGGGCGAGCCCCGCCGCTACGACACCCGCTTCTTCGCCGCCGCGCTGCCCGACGGCCAGTCCACCCGCGACGTCGGCGGCGAGGCCGACCGCGTGGCCTGGCTCGACCCCGCCGAGGCGGTGGCCGCCTGGCGGCGCGGCGACCTCGCCATGCTGCCGCCCACCGCCTACTCCTGCGCCTCGCTCGCCGAGTGCGGGTCGCTGGCCGCGGTCATGGCGGCCCCGCGCGACCTCAGCCCCGTCCGGCCCGAGCTGCGCGAGGTCGACGGCCGCGTCCGCGTCGTCGTGCCCGGCGCGGCCCCCGACACGCCGTGA
- a CDS encoding NUDIX hydrolase — MAVPAAMRPPETGGRRSAVLILFGEGEHGPDVLLIQRNDNLRRHAGQPAFPGGSFEPHDESAEACAVREAVEETGVDPAGIELLGRLPELYIRHSGFRVVPVLAWWREPSAVHPADTHEVAEVVRVPVAELADPANRVRVRHPNGGTGPAFRVRGLLVWGFTAAILNRLLVLGGWERPWLDGAAVEPLPLPGAGAAERSRARAPRGPGS, encoded by the coding sequence ATGGCCGTGCCCGCCGCGATGCGCCCGCCCGAGACCGGCGGGCGCCGCTCGGCGGTGCTCATCCTCTTCGGCGAGGGCGAGCACGGCCCGGACGTGCTGCTGATCCAGCGCAACGACAACCTGCGCCGGCACGCCGGCCAGCCCGCGTTCCCCGGCGGGTCCTTCGAGCCCCACGACGAGAGCGCCGAGGCGTGCGCCGTGCGCGAGGCCGTCGAGGAGACCGGGGTCGACCCCGCCGGCATCGAACTCCTGGGCCGGCTGCCCGAGCTGTACATCCGCCACAGCGGGTTCCGCGTGGTCCCGGTCCTGGCGTGGTGGCGCGAGCCCTCCGCCGTCCACCCGGCCGACACCCACGAGGTCGCCGAGGTCGTGCGGGTGCCCGTCGCCGAACTCGCCGACCCCGCCAACCGGGTCCGGGTGCGCCACCCCAACGGCGGCACCGGCCCGGCGTTCCGGGTGCGCGGCCTGCTGGTGTGGGGGTTCACCGCCGCGATCCTGAACCGGCTGCTCGTCCTGGGCGGGTGGGAGCGCCCGTGGCTCGACGGCGCCGCCGTGGAGCCCCTGCCGCTTCCCGGCGCGGGCGCCGCGGAGCGCTCCAGGGCACGGGCGCCGCGCGGCCCGGGGAGCTGA
- a CDS encoding DEAD/DEAH box helicase — MTHVEHLPGVRGVSEDWPAWTPPSVRERLAEQGITAPWSHQVAAADLARSGSNVIIATGTASGKSLGYLLPCAEALGEGGTVLYLSPAKALAADQLRSLTALGLPGLRAATYDGDTPQAERAWVRANANYVLTNPDMLHHAVLGRHAAWSGFLRRLRYVVVDEAHRYRGVFGSHVAQILRRLRRVCARYRRDPVFILASATTGTPEESACRLIGAPVAAVTEDASPRPALSFALVEPELTDDTGEHGAPVRRTATAEAAAVLADLVGEGVRTLAFVRSRQASEVVALTAQRILRERDARARSAPPPDDPWLLPEPGAEAAAAEPDPPTEGAAAASPTEGTAPDGTAGSAELRGRLAERVAAYRAGYLATDRRGLEESLRTGDLLGLATTNALELGVDITGLDAVLITGWPGTLASLWQQAGRAGRTGRDALAVFIARDDPLDTYLVHHPEAVFGRPVEATVIDPANPYVLGPHLCAAAAEIPLTEDDLPLFGPGAERVLADLVDRGLLRRRPRGWFWTRRDRPSALADIRGAGGPPVQIVESASGQLLGTVDEAAAHGTVHEGAVYLHQGLTYVVEELDLENGVALVRGEAPDYSTWARDTTEIEVLRTERDEAWGPDAAVHFGEVEVTRQVVSYLKRDIRTGAVLGEQVLDLPERRLNSRAVWWTLSPEAADRLRKADVDVRGAAHAAEHAAIGLLPLFATCDRWDIGGVSTALHADTGCLTVFVYDGHEGGAGFAERGYAAARDWLTATRQAIADCECADGCPSCIQSPKCGSGNDPLSKAGALRLIDTLLAGGV, encoded by the coding sequence GTGACACATGTTGAGCACCTGCCGGGTGTCCGCGGAGTAAGTGAAGACTGGCCAGCGTGGACACCGCCCTCCGTACGGGAGCGGCTGGCTGAGCAGGGGATCACGGCTCCGTGGTCCCACCAGGTCGCCGCCGCGGATCTCGCGCGCTCCGGTAGCAATGTGATCATAGCCACGGGCACCGCCTCGGGGAAATCACTGGGATACCTCCTGCCCTGCGCCGAAGCCCTCGGCGAGGGCGGCACGGTGCTGTACCTGTCCCCGGCCAAGGCCCTGGCCGCCGACCAGCTGCGCTCCCTGACCGCGCTGGGCCTGCCCGGGCTGCGCGCCGCCACCTACGACGGCGACACCCCCCAGGCCGAACGCGCCTGGGTGCGGGCCAACGCCAACTACGTGCTCACCAACCCCGACATGCTGCACCACGCCGTGCTGGGGCGGCACGCGGCGTGGTCGGGCTTCCTGCGCCGGCTGCGCTATGTGGTGGTCGACGAGGCGCACCGCTACCGGGGCGTGTTCGGCTCCCACGTCGCCCAGATCCTGCGCCGCCTGCGCCGGGTGTGCGCCCGCTACCGCCGCGACCCCGTGTTCATCCTGGCCTCGGCCACCACCGGCACGCCCGAGGAGAGCGCGTGCCGGCTGATCGGCGCGCCGGTGGCCGCCGTCACCGAGGACGCCTCGCCCCGCCCTGCGCTCAGCTTCGCGCTGGTCGAACCCGAACTCACCGACGACACCGGCGAGCACGGCGCCCCGGTGCGGCGCACGGCCACCGCCGAGGCCGCCGCGGTGCTGGCCGACCTCGTCGGCGAGGGCGTGCGCACGCTGGCGTTCGTCCGCTCGCGCCAGGCCTCGGAGGTCGTCGCGCTGACGGCCCAGCGCATCCTGCGCGAACGCGACGCCCGCGCCCGCTCGGCCCCGCCGCCCGACGACCCCTGGCTGCTGCCCGAGCCCGGCGCCGAGGCCGCGGCCGCCGAGCCGGACCCGCCCACCGAGGGCGCGGCCGCCGCCTCCCCCACGGAGGGCACCGCCCCCGACGGCACCGCCGGGTCCGCCGAGCTCCGCGGCCGCCTCGCCGAACGCGTCGCCGCCTACCGCGCGGGCTACCTCGCCACCGACCGGCGCGGTCTGGAGGAGTCGCTGCGCACCGGCGACCTCCTGGGGCTGGCCACCACCAACGCGCTCGAACTCGGGGTGGACATCACCGGCCTGGACGCCGTGCTGATCACCGGCTGGCCGGGCACGCTGGCCTCGCTGTGGCAGCAGGCCGGCCGGGCCGGGCGCACCGGGCGCGACGCGCTCGCGGTGTTCATCGCCCGCGACGACCCGCTCGACACCTACCTGGTGCACCACCCCGAGGCCGTGTTCGGCCGCCCCGTCGAGGCCACCGTCATCGACCCCGCCAACCCCTACGTCCTGGGCCCGCACCTGTGCGCGGCGGCGGCCGAGATCCCCCTCACCGAGGACGACCTCCCGCTGTTCGGCCCGGGCGCCGAGCGGGTGCTGGCCGACCTCGTCGACCGCGGCCTGCTGCGGCGGCGCCCGCGCGGCTGGTTCTGGACCCGCCGCGACCGCCCCAGCGCCCTCGCCGACATCCGCGGCGCGGGCGGCCCGCCCGTGCAGATCGTGGAGTCCGCCAGCGGGCAGTTGCTGGGCACCGTCGACGAGGCCGCCGCCCACGGCACCGTCCACGAGGGCGCGGTCTACCTGCACCAGGGGCTCACCTACGTGGTCGAGGAGCTGGACCTGGAGAACGGCGTGGCGCTGGTGCGCGGCGAGGCCCCCGACTACAGCACGTGGGCGCGCGACACCACCGAGATCGAGGTGCTGCGCACCGAGCGCGACGAGGCGTGGGGCCCCGACGCCGCCGTGCACTTCGGCGAGGTCGAGGTCACCCGGCAGGTGGTGTCCTACCTCAAGCGCGACATCCGCACGGGCGCCGTGCTGGGCGAGCAGGTGCTGGACCTCCCGGAGCGGCGGCTGAACTCCCGCGCGGTGTGGTGGACGCTCTCGCCCGAGGCCGCCGACCGCCTGCGCAAGGCCGACGTCGACGTCCGCGGCGCGGCCCACGCCGCCGAGCACGCCGCCATCGGCCTGCTGCCGCTGTTCGCCACCTGCGACCGCTGGGACATCGGCGGCGTCTCCACCGCCCTGCACGCCGACACCGGCTGCCTCACGGTCTTCGTCTACGACGGCCACGAGGGCGGCGCGGGCTTCGCCGAGCGCGGCTACGCGGCGGCGCGGGACTGGCTCACCGCCACCCGCCAGGCCATCGCCGACTGCGAGTGCGCCGACGGCTGCCCCTCCTGCATCCAGTCGCCCAAGTGCGGCAGCGGCAACGACCCCCTGAGCAAGGCGGGCGCCCTGCGGCTGATCGACACCCTGCTCGCCGGCGGGGTCTAG
- a CDS encoding STAS domain-containing protein translates to MDLKLDHHTQDDTEIVVVEGEIDVYTAPRLRELLIDLVNKGNFHLVVNMEKVEFLDSTGLGVLVGGLKRVRAHDGTLDLVCTQERILKIFRITGLTKVFGIYESVQDAIDKRKSK, encoded by the coding sequence GTGGACTTGAAGCTTGATCACCACACACAGGACGACACCGAGATCGTCGTCGTCGAGGGTGAGATCGACGTCTATACCGCGCCCCGGCTGCGTGAGCTCCTGATCGACCTGGTCAACAAGGGCAACTTCCACCTGGTCGTGAACATGGAGAAGGTGGAGTTCCTCGACTCCACCGGCCTCGGGGTGCTCGTGGGCGGCCTGAAGCGGGTGCGTGCGCACGACGGCACGCTCGACCTGGTCTGCACCCAGGAGCGCATCCTGAAGATCTTCCGGATCACCGGGCTGACCAAGGTCTTCGGCATCTACGAATCGGTGCAGGACGCCATCGACAAACGCAAGTCGAAGTAG
- a CDS encoding Crp/Fnr family transcriptional regulator, with protein sequence MDETNEVLRKAPLFEALDEEGAAALRASVSEVRLGRGQTLFSEGDEGDRLYVILSGKMKLTRAAVDGRENLLSVLGPGEMFGELSLFDPRPRTASAVAVTDAVLAGLGHDDLRPFLAQQPQVSLQLLKALASRLRRTNDVMSDLVFTDVPGRVAGQLLDLAERFGKEGEDGLHVHHDLTQEELAQLVGASRETVNKALAEFALRGWLRIEAKAVVLLDVERMRRRAR encoded by the coding sequence GTGGACGAGACCAACGAGGTGCTGCGGAAAGCCCCTCTTTTCGAGGCGCTCGACGAGGAGGGCGCCGCGGCGCTGCGCGCCTCGGTCAGTGAGGTCCGGCTGGGCCGCGGCCAGACCCTCTTCTCCGAGGGCGACGAGGGCGACCGCCTCTACGTCATCCTCAGCGGGAAGATGAAGCTGACCCGCGCCGCCGTCGACGGCCGCGAGAACCTGCTGAGCGTGCTCGGCCCGGGCGAGATGTTCGGCGAGCTGTCGCTGTTCGACCCGCGCCCGCGCACCGCCAGCGCCGTCGCCGTCACCGACGCCGTGCTCGCCGGGCTGGGCCACGACGACCTGCGCCCCTTCCTCGCCCAGCAGCCGCAGGTCTCCCTGCAGCTGCTCAAGGCGCTCGCCAGCCGGCTGCGGCGCACCAACGACGTCATGAGCGACCTGGTGTTCACCGACGTCCCCGGGCGCGTGGCCGGTCAGCTCCTGGACCTCGCCGAGCGCTTCGGCAAGGAGGGCGAGGACGGCCTGCACGTGCACCACGACCTCACCCAGGAGGAGCTGGCCCAGCTCGTCGGCGCCTCCCGTGAGACCGTGAACAAGGCGCTGGCGGAGTTCGCGCTGCGCGGCTGGCTGCGGATCGAGGCCAAGGCCGTGGTGCTGCTCGACGTCGAGCGCATGCGCCGCCGCGCCCGCTGA